In the Fusarium oxysporum f. sp. lycopersici 4287 chromosome 9, whole genome shotgun sequence genome, one interval contains:
- a CDS encoding vacuolar protein 8, producing the protein MMSPNVEVQCNAVGCITNLATHEENKAKIARSGALGPLTRLAKSRDMRVQRNATGALLNMTHSDENRQQLVNAGAIPVLVQLLSSPDVDVQYYCTTALSNIAVDASNRRKLAQSEPKLVQSLVNLMDSTSPKVQCQAALALRNLASDEKYQLDIVRANGLHPLLRLLQSSYLPLILSAVACIRNISIHPLNESPIIETNFLKPLVDLLGSTDNEEIQCHAISTLRNLAASSDRNKALVLDAGAVQKCKQLVLDVPITVQSEMTAAIAVLALSDDLKSHLLNLGVCGVLIPLTHSPSIEVQGNSAAALGNLSSKVGDYSIFVQNWTEPQGGIHGYLCRFLQSGDATFQHIAVWTLLQLFESEDKTLIGLIGKAEDIIEHIRSIANRQIETDNEFEDEDEGEVVNLAQRCLELLGQSMSKAHIEG; encoded by the exons ATGATGTCCCCCAATGTTGAAGTCCAGTGCAATGCTGTGGGATGTATCACGAACTTGGCTACACATGAGGAGAATAAAGCAAAGATTGCTCGCTCCGGAGCCCTTGGTCCTCTGACAAGGTTGGCCAAGTCTCGGGATATGCGGGTTCAGCGGAATGCTACTGGCGCTCTGCTAAACATGACACACTCTG ATGAGAACCGGCAACAACTGGTAAATGCTGGAGCTATTCCCGTCCTTGTTcagcttctttcttctcccgATGTCGACGTTCAATACTACTGCACCACAGCTCTCAGCAATATCGCCGTTGATGCCAGCAATCGACGAAAGCTGGCTCAAAGCGAACCCAAATTGGTCCAATCTCTTGTCAACCTCATGGACTCGACTTCGCCCAAGGTTCAATGCCAAgctgccctcgccctccGCAACCTCGCTTCCGACGAAAAATATCAGCTCGATATCGTTCGCGCCAATGGGCTGCACCCTCTTCTCCGACTCCTCCAATCTTCTTATCTACCGCTCATCCTTTCTGCTGTCGCCTGTATACGAAACATCTCTATCCATCCTCTGAACGAGTCACCAATTATTGAAACCAACTTCCTCAAGCCACTCGTCGACCTACTTGGATCTACCGACAATGAAGAGATTCAGTGCCATGCCATCTCGACCCTTCGAAATCTTGCCGCCAGTTCCGATCGAAACAAAGCTCTTGTCCTGGATGCCGGTGCCGTGCAAAAGTGCAAGCAATTGGTTCTTGATGTGCCCATCACTGTCCAGTCCGAGATGACCGCTGCTATTGCCGTTCTGGCCTTGAGTGATGATCTCAAGTCTCATCTCTTGAACCTTGGAGTCTGCGGTGTTCTCATTCCTCTTACCCATTCGCCAAGCATTGAAGTCCAAGGCAACAGTGCTGCTGCCCTAGGCAACCTTTCCTCTAAAG TTGGTGACTACTCGATCTTTGTACAAAACTGGACCGAACCCCAAGGTGGAATTCACGGATACCTCTGCCGATTCCTGCAGTCTGGGGATGCTACCTTCCAGCACATCGCCGTCTGGACCCTTCTCCAGCTCTTCGAATCCGAGGACAAGACTCTTATTGGCCTCATTGGAAAGGCGGAGGACATCATCGAGCACATTCGAAGCATTGCAAATCGACAAATTGAAACCGACAATGAAttcgaggatgaggatgagggtgAAGTTGTCAACCTAGCTCAACGTTGCCTGGAACTCTTGGGACAGAGCATGTCCAAGGCTCACATCGAGGGCTAA
- a CDS encoding vacuolar protein 8 yields the protein MGICSSSCCGGRARDGLYEPVLADSEREAVADLLQYLENRGETDFFSGEPLRALSTLVFSENIDLQRSASLTFAEITERDVREVDRDTLEPILFLLQSPDIEVQRAASAALGNLAVDTENKVLIVQLGGLTPLIRQMMSPNVEVQCNAVGCITNLATHEENKAKIARSGALGPLTRLAKSRDMRVQRNATGALLNMTHSDENRQQLVNAGAIPVLVQLLSSPDVDVQYYCTTALSNIAVDASNRRKLAQSEPKLVQSLVNLMDSTSPKVQCQAALALRNLASDEKYQLDIVRANGLHPLLRLLQSSYLPLILSAVACIRNISIHPLNESPIIETNFLKPLVDLLGSTDNEEIQCHAISTLRNLAASSDRNKALVLDAGAVQKCKQLVLDVPITVQSEMTAAIAVLALSDDLKSHLLNLGVCGVLIPLTHSPSIEVQGNSAAALGNLSSKVGDYSIFVQNWTEPQGGIHGYLCRFLQSGDATFQHIAVWTLLQLFESEDKTLIGLIGKAEDIIEHIRSIANRQIETDNEFEDEDEGEVVNLAQRCLELLGQSMSKAHIEG from the exons ATGGGTATCTGCAGCTCCTCGTGCTGCGGAG GTCGAGCCCGCGATGGCTTGTATGAACCCGTCCTCGCCGATAGCGAACGAGAAGCTGTAGCCGACCTTCTGCAGTATCTCGAAAAT CGCGGCGAGAccgacttcttctctggcGAACCTCTACGTGCTCTGAGCACCTTGGTCTTTTCGGAAAACATAGATCTTCAACGAAGTGCTAGCTTGACTTTTGCTGAGATTACTGAACGAG ATGTCCGAGAGGTTGACCGCGATACCCTTGAACCTATTCTATTCCTTCTCCAGAGCCCCGATATCGAAGTTCAGCGAGCTGCCAGTGCTGCACTCGGAAACCTGGCTGTTGACA CCGAGAACAAGGTTCTCATTGTGCAACTCGGTGGTTTAACACCTCTAATCCGCCAGATGATGTCCCCCAATGTTGAAGTCCAGTGCAATGCTGTGGGATGTATCACGAACTTGGCTACACATGAGGAGAATAAAGCAAAGATTGCTCGCTCCGGAGCCCTTGGTCCTCTGACAAGGTTGGCCAAGTCTCGGGATATGCGGGTTCAGCGGAATGCTACTGGCGCTCTGCTAAACATGACACACTCTG ATGAGAACCGGCAACAACTGGTAAATGCTGGAGCTATTCCCGTCCTTGTTcagcttctttcttctcccgATGTCGACGTTCAATACTACTGCACCACAGCTCTCAGCAATATCGCCGTTGATGCCAGCAATCGACGAAAGCTGGCTCAAAGCGAACCCAAATTGGTCCAATCTCTTGTCAACCTCATGGACTCGACTTCGCCCAAGGTTCAATGCCAAgctgccctcgccctccGCAACCTCGCTTCCGACGAAAAATATCAGCTCGATATCGTTCGCGCCAATGGGCTGCACCCTCTTCTCCGACTCCTCCAATCTTCTTATCTACCGCTCATCCTTTCTGCTGTCGCCTGTATACGAAACATCTCTATCCATCCTCTGAACGAGTCACCAATTATTGAAACCAACTTCCTCAAGCCACTCGTCGACCTACTTGGATCTACCGACAATGAAGAGATTCAGTGCCATGCCATCTCGACCCTTCGAAATCTTGCCGCCAGTTCCGATCGAAACAAAGCTCTTGTCCTGGATGCCGGTGCCGTGCAAAAGTGCAAGCAATTGGTTCTTGATGTGCCCATCACTGTCCAGTCCGAGATGACCGCTGCTATTGCCGTTCTGGCCTTGAGTGATGATCTCAAGTCTCATCTCTTGAACCTTGGAGTCTGCGGTGTTCTCATTCCTCTTACCCATTCGCCAAGCATTGAAGTCCAAGGCAACAGTGCTGCTGCCCTAGGCAACCTTTCCTCTAAAG TTGGTGACTACTCGATCTTTGTACAAAACTGGACCGAACCCCAAGGTGGAATTCACGGATACCTCTGCCGATTCCTGCAGTCTGGGGATGCTACCTTCCAGCACATCGCCGTCTGGACCCTTCTCCAGCTCTTCGAATCCGAGGACAAGACTCTTATTGGCCTCATTGGAAAGGCGGAGGACATCATCGAGCACATTCGAAGCATTGCAAATCGACAAATTGAAACCGACAATGAAttcgaggatgaggatgagggtgAAGTTGTCAACCTAGCTCAACGTTGCCTGGAACTCTTGGGACAGAGCATGTCCAAGGCTCACATCGAGGGCTAA
- a CDS encoding vacuolar protein 8, protein MGICSSSCCGGRARDGLYEPVLADSEREAVADLLQYLENRGETDFFSGEPLRALSTLVFSENIDLQRSASLTFAEITERDVREVDRDTLEPILFLLQSPDIEVQRAASAALGNLAVDTENKVLIVQLGGLTPLIRQMMSPNVEVQCNAVGCITNLATHEENKAKIARSGALGPLTRLAKSRDMRVQRNATGALLNMTHSDENRQQLVNAGAIPVLVQLLSSPDVDVQYYCTTALSNIAVDASNRRKLAQSEPKLVQSLVNLMDSTSPKVQCQAALALRNLASDEKYQLDIVRANGLHPLLRLLQSSYLPLILSAVACIRNISIHPLNESPIIETNFLKPLVDLLGSTDNEEIQCHAISTLRNLAASSDRNKALVLDAGAVQKCKQLVLDVPITVQSEMTAAIAVLALSDDLKSHLLNLGVCGVLIPLTHSPSIEVQGNSAAALGNLSSKGESTSPPFKHKLTKAVGDYSIFVQNWTEPQGGIHGYLCRFLQSGDATFQHIAVWTLLQLFESEDKTLIGLIGKAEDIIEHIRSIANRQIETDNEFEDEDEGEVVNLAQRCLELLGQSMSKAHIEG, encoded by the exons ATGGGTATCTGCAGCTCCTCGTGCTGCGGAG GTCGAGCCCGCGATGGCTTGTATGAACCCGTCCTCGCCGATAGCGAACGAGAAGCTGTAGCCGACCTTCTGCAGTATCTCGAAAAT CGCGGCGAGAccgacttcttctctggcGAACCTCTACGTGCTCTGAGCACCTTGGTCTTTTCGGAAAACATAGATCTTCAACGAAGTGCTAGCTTGACTTTTGCTGAGATTACTGAACGAG ATGTCCGAGAGGTTGACCGCGATACCCTTGAACCTATTCTATTCCTTCTCCAGAGCCCCGATATCGAAGTTCAGCGAGCTGCCAGTGCTGCACTCGGAAACCTGGCTGTTGACA CCGAGAACAAGGTTCTCATTGTGCAACTCGGTGGTTTAACACCTCTAATCCGCCAGATGATGTCCCCCAATGTTGAAGTCCAGTGCAATGCTGTGGGATGTATCACGAACTTGGCTACACATGAGGAGAATAAAGCAAAGATTGCTCGCTCCGGAGCCCTTGGTCCTCTGACAAGGTTGGCCAAGTCTCGGGATATGCGGGTTCAGCGGAATGCTACTGGCGCTCTGCTAAACATGACACACTCTG ATGAGAACCGGCAACAACTGGTAAATGCTGGAGCTATTCCCGTCCTTGTTcagcttctttcttctcccgATGTCGACGTTCAATACTACTGCACCACAGCTCTCAGCAATATCGCCGTTGATGCCAGCAATCGACGAAAGCTGGCTCAAAGCGAACCCAAATTGGTCCAATCTCTTGTCAACCTCATGGACTCGACTTCGCCCAAGGTTCAATGCCAAgctgccctcgccctccGCAACCTCGCTTCCGACGAAAAATATCAGCTCGATATCGTTCGCGCCAATGGGCTGCACCCTCTTCTCCGACTCCTCCAATCTTCTTATCTACCGCTCATCCTTTCTGCTGTCGCCTGTATACGAAACATCTCTATCCATCCTCTGAACGAGTCACCAATTATTGAAACCAACTTCCTCAAGCCACTCGTCGACCTACTTGGATCTACCGACAATGAAGAGATTCAGTGCCATGCCATCTCGACCCTTCGAAATCTTGCCGCCAGTTCCGATCGAAACAAAGCTCTTGTCCTGGATGCCGGTGCCGTGCAAAAGTGCAAGCAATTGGTTCTTGATGTGCCCATCACTGTCCAGTCCGAGATGACCGCTGCTATTGCCGTTCTGGCCTTGAGTGATGATCTCAAGTCTCATCTCTTGAACCTTGGAGTCTGCGGTGTTCTCATTCCTCTTACCCATTCGCCAAGCATTGAAGTCCAAGGCAACAGTGCTGCTGCCCTAGGCAACCTTTCCTCTAAAGGTGAGTCAACTTCACCGCCATTCAAACACAAGCTAACAAAAGCAGTTGGTGACTACTCGATCTTTGTACAAAACTGGACCGAACCCCAAGGTGGAATTCACGGATACCTCTGCCGATTCCTGCAGTCTGGGGATGCTACCTTCCAGCACATCGCCGTCTGGACCCTTCTCCAGCTCTTCGAATCCGAGGACAAGACTCTTATTGGCCTCATTGGAAAGGCGGAGGACATCATCGAGCACATTCGAAGCATTGCAAATCGACAAATTGAAACCGACAATGAAttcgaggatgaggatgagggtgAAGTTGTCAACCTAGCTCAACGTTGCCTGGAACTCTTGGGACAGAGCATGTCCAAGGCTCACATCGAGGGCTAA
- a CDS encoding vacuolar protein 8, producing MGICSSSCCGGRARDGLYEPVLADSEREAVADLLQYLENRGETDFFSGEPLRALSTLVFSENIDLQRSASLTFAEITERGTKEPRVSDWSNNVDVREVDRDTLEPILFLLQSPDIEVQRAASAALGNLAVDTENKVLIVQLGGLTPLIRQMMSPNVEVQCNAVGCITNLATHEENKAKIARSGALGPLTRLAKSRDMRVQRNATGALLNMTHSDENRQQLVNAGAIPVLVQLLSSPDVDVQYYCTTALSNIAVDASNRRKLAQSEPKLVQSLVNLMDSTSPKVQCQAALALRNLASDEKYQLDIVRANGLHPLLRLLQSSYLPLILSAVACIRNISIHPLNESPIIETNFLKPLVDLLGSTDNEEIQCHAISTLRNLAASSDRNKALVLDAGAVQKCKQLVLDVPITVQSEMTAAIAVLALSDDLKSHLLNLGVCGVLIPLTHSPSIEVQGNSAAALGNLSSKVGDYSIFVQNWTEPQGGIHGYLCRFLQSGDATFQHIAVWTLLQLFESEDKTLIGLIGKAEDIIEHIRSIANRQIETDNEFEDEDEGEVVNLAQRCLELLGQSMSKAHIEG from the exons ATGGGTATCTGCAGCTCCTCGTGCTGCGGAG GTCGAGCCCGCGATGGCTTGTATGAACCCGTCCTCGCCGATAGCGAACGAGAAGCTGTAGCCGACCTTCTGCAGTATCTCGAAAAT CGCGGCGAGAccgacttcttctctggcGAACCTCTACGTGCTCTGAGCACCTTGGTCTTTTCGGAAAACATAGATCTTCAACGAAGTGCTAGCTTGACTTTTGCTGAGATTACTGAACGAGGTACGAAAGAGCCCCGAGTTTCCGACTGGTCTAACAATGTAGATGTCCGAGAGGTTGACCGCGATACCCTTGAACCTATTCTATTCCTTCTCCAGAGCCCCGATATCGAAGTTCAGCGAGCTGCCAGTGCTGCACTCGGAAACCTGGCTGTTGACA CCGAGAACAAGGTTCTCATTGTGCAACTCGGTGGTTTAACACCTCTAATCCGCCAGATGATGTCCCCCAATGTTGAAGTCCAGTGCAATGCTGTGGGATGTATCACGAACTTGGCTACACATGAGGAGAATAAAGCAAAGATTGCTCGCTCCGGAGCCCTTGGTCCTCTGACAAGGTTGGCCAAGTCTCGGGATATGCGGGTTCAGCGGAATGCTACTGGCGCTCTGCTAAACATGACACACTCTG ATGAGAACCGGCAACAACTGGTAAATGCTGGAGCTATTCCCGTCCTTGTTcagcttctttcttctcccgATGTCGACGTTCAATACTACTGCACCACAGCTCTCAGCAATATCGCCGTTGATGCCAGCAATCGACGAAAGCTGGCTCAAAGCGAACCCAAATTGGTCCAATCTCTTGTCAACCTCATGGACTCGACTTCGCCCAAGGTTCAATGCCAAgctgccctcgccctccGCAACCTCGCTTCCGACGAAAAATATCAGCTCGATATCGTTCGCGCCAATGGGCTGCACCCTCTTCTCCGACTCCTCCAATCTTCTTATCTACCGCTCATCCTTTCTGCTGTCGCCTGTATACGAAACATCTCTATCCATCCTCTGAACGAGTCACCAATTATTGAAACCAACTTCCTCAAGCCACTCGTCGACCTACTTGGATCTACCGACAATGAAGAGATTCAGTGCCATGCCATCTCGACCCTTCGAAATCTTGCCGCCAGTTCCGATCGAAACAAAGCTCTTGTCCTGGATGCCGGTGCCGTGCAAAAGTGCAAGCAATTGGTTCTTGATGTGCCCATCACTGTCCAGTCCGAGATGACCGCTGCTATTGCCGTTCTGGCCTTGAGTGATGATCTCAAGTCTCATCTCTTGAACCTTGGAGTCTGCGGTGTTCTCATTCCTCTTACCCATTCGCCAAGCATTGAAGTCCAAGGCAACAGTGCTGCTGCCCTAGGCAACCTTTCCTCTAAAG TTGGTGACTACTCGATCTTTGTACAAAACTGGACCGAACCCCAAGGTGGAATTCACGGATACCTCTGCCGATTCCTGCAGTCTGGGGATGCTACCTTCCAGCACATCGCCGTCTGGACCCTTCTCCAGCTCTTCGAATCCGAGGACAAGACTCTTATTGGCCTCATTGGAAAGGCGGAGGACATCATCGAGCACATTCGAAGCATTGCAAATCGACAAATTGAAACCGACAATGAAttcgaggatgaggatgagggtgAAGTTGTCAACCTAGCTCAACGTTGCCTGGAACTCTTGGGACAGAGCATGTCCAAGGCTCACATCGAGGGCTAA
- a CDS encoding vacuolar protein 8, which yields MGICSSSCCGGMHAIICRRIHLTAIGRARDGLYEPVLADSEREAVADLLQYLENRGETDFFSGEPLRALSTLVFSENIDLQRSASLTFAEITERDVREVDRDTLEPILFLLQSPDIEVQRAASAALGNLAVDTENKVLIVQLGGLTPLIRQMMSPNVEVQCNAVGCITNLATHEENKAKIARSGALGPLTRLAKSRDMRVQRNATGALLNMTHSDENRQQLVNAGAIPVLVQLLSSPDVDVQYYCTTALSNIAVDASNRRKLAQSEPKLVQSLVNLMDSTSPKVQCQAALALRNLASDEKYQLDIVRANGLHPLLRLLQSSYLPLILSAVACIRNISIHPLNESPIIETNFLKPLVDLLGSTDNEEIQCHAISTLRNLAASSDRNKALVLDAGAVQKCKQLVLDVPITVQSEMTAAIAVLALSDDLKSHLLNLGVCGVLIPLTHSPSIEVQGNSAAALGNLSSKVGDYSIFVQNWTEPQGGIHGYLCRFLQSGDATFQHIAVWTLLQLFESEDKTLIGLIGKAEDIIEHIRSIANRQIETDNEFEDEDEGEVVNLAQRCLELLGQSMSKAHIEG from the exons ATGGGTATCTGCAGCTCCTCGTGCTGCGGAGGTATGCATGCTATTATTTGTCGCCGTATACATCTGACAGCAATAGGTCGAGCCCGCGATGGCTTGTATGAACCCGTCCTCGCCGATAGCGAACGAGAAGCTGTAGCCGACCTTCTGCAGTATCTCGAAAAT CGCGGCGAGAccgacttcttctctggcGAACCTCTACGTGCTCTGAGCACCTTGGTCTTTTCGGAAAACATAGATCTTCAACGAAGTGCTAGCTTGACTTTTGCTGAGATTACTGAACGAG ATGTCCGAGAGGTTGACCGCGATACCCTTGAACCTATTCTATTCCTTCTCCAGAGCCCCGATATCGAAGTTCAGCGAGCTGCCAGTGCTGCACTCGGAAACCTGGCTGTTGACA CCGAGAACAAGGTTCTCATTGTGCAACTCGGTGGTTTAACACCTCTAATCCGCCAGATGATGTCCCCCAATGTTGAAGTCCAGTGCAATGCTGTGGGATGTATCACGAACTTGGCTACACATGAGGAGAATAAAGCAAAGATTGCTCGCTCCGGAGCCCTTGGTCCTCTGACAAGGTTGGCCAAGTCTCGGGATATGCGGGTTCAGCGGAATGCTACTGGCGCTCTGCTAAACATGACACACTCTG ATGAGAACCGGCAACAACTGGTAAATGCTGGAGCTATTCCCGTCCTTGTTcagcttctttcttctcccgATGTCGACGTTCAATACTACTGCACCACAGCTCTCAGCAATATCGCCGTTGATGCCAGCAATCGACGAAAGCTGGCTCAAAGCGAACCCAAATTGGTCCAATCTCTTGTCAACCTCATGGACTCGACTTCGCCCAAGGTTCAATGCCAAgctgccctcgccctccGCAACCTCGCTTCCGACGAAAAATATCAGCTCGATATCGTTCGCGCCAATGGGCTGCACCCTCTTCTCCGACTCCTCCAATCTTCTTATCTACCGCTCATCCTTTCTGCTGTCGCCTGTATACGAAACATCTCTATCCATCCTCTGAACGAGTCACCAATTATTGAAACCAACTTCCTCAAGCCACTCGTCGACCTACTTGGATCTACCGACAATGAAGAGATTCAGTGCCATGCCATCTCGACCCTTCGAAATCTTGCCGCCAGTTCCGATCGAAACAAAGCTCTTGTCCTGGATGCCGGTGCCGTGCAAAAGTGCAAGCAATTGGTTCTTGATGTGCCCATCACTGTCCAGTCCGAGATGACCGCTGCTATTGCCGTTCTGGCCTTGAGTGATGATCTCAAGTCTCATCTCTTGAACCTTGGAGTCTGCGGTGTTCTCATTCCTCTTACCCATTCGCCAAGCATTGAAGTCCAAGGCAACAGTGCTGCTGCCCTAGGCAACCTTTCCTCTAAAG TTGGTGACTACTCGATCTTTGTACAAAACTGGACCGAACCCCAAGGTGGAATTCACGGATACCTCTGCCGATTCCTGCAGTCTGGGGATGCTACCTTCCAGCACATCGCCGTCTGGACCCTTCTCCAGCTCTTCGAATCCGAGGACAAGACTCTTATTGGCCTCATTGGAAAGGCGGAGGACATCATCGAGCACATTCGAAGCATTGCAAATCGACAAATTGAAACCGACAATGAAttcgaggatgaggatgagggtgAAGTTGTCAACCTAGCTCAACGTTGCCTGGAACTCTTGGGACAGAGCATGTCCAAGGCTCACATCGAGGGCTAA